In Drechmeria coniospora strain ARSEF 6962 chromosome 03, whole genome shotgun sequence, the DNA window GGCAGTGGCGGCGAGCTTGCGCTTCTCGCCCGAGGCGAACTCGGCGAGGTAGCGGTGGTAGTCACCCTTCCTATGATGGCGAGGCAACGATCAGTCGTGAACGGCGCCCGTCGATGACATCGACACCATGGTGAACCGATGGAGACCCGAGGGAGGGAGGTCATACATCTTGTGGTAGAAGACCTTGGACTCGCCCGTGGCGGCGTTGGGGATGAggctgtcgtcgaggacgttgAGCACGTCCTGGCAgacctgctcgagctccAGCTCAATCTTGGAGCGGTACTCCTTGATGGTGGAGACGTGCTTCTCGGAGCCCTTGGACTCCTCCTTTTGCTCGATGGAGGAGATGATACGCCACGAGGCACGGCGGGTACCGACGACGTTCTTGTAGGCGACGCTCAGGAGGTTACGCTCGTCCACGGTGAGCTCGCCACCAATCTTGGCGACCTCCTTCATGTATGTTACCATCTCATCGTAacgctcggcctgctcgcaAAGGCGAGCCAGGAAAGTCTTGCTGTGGTGCGCCGTCGGGCGTTAGCGTGCGAACCTCGGCAGCGAACACGTGCAGGCGAGCCCGAGGCTGCGGACGAACCTTTCACGCTGTGGGAGATGCGAGTCAGCACGGATTTCCGATGGCGGTGGAGAGATGATCGAGGATCGTTGAGGTCCGCGAAGGAGGGGAAGTGGAGGGGGCGAGCCGGGACGAGCGGGAGGCGCCGGACCGCCAATCCTCCATCAGAGGCGGCAAGATGCCCCGGCCATGCACCGCGACGCTCCTCACATGCAGATTTCCCTCGGAGATGGGGCATTGAGGCGTCGGCGCAGCCTCAAGGTGGGCGGTGAGGCTGGGAAACGCCCGTGGGCGATGAAAAGCGAgcgagggagaggggggagggagagcgGGAGGGAGAGCGGAGAAGGCGGAGCGAGTGAGAGAGCACGTACCTCGGTGGTCATGGTGACTGAATGTAAACTAAGCGAAGTGGCGAGTTTGGTTGGTTGTTGGATCGAAGGATGATGCTTGCGAAGATGCAGGAGATGAGTTCGGCAGGCAGAAACGAGGCGTTGAAGACGACAGAAGAGGGGGTGGGTGTTTATATTTTGATTGTGGATAGGTCTGGATCCGGGTTGGTTTTTTTGGGCCTATCTGGCCTGGGAGTGACGGTCTTGGAGGCGGAGCCGGTCACTGGTTAGCCAGCGGCTGCGTCACGAACAGCTGGCGGGCCATTAGGGACAGCTGGCGCCAAGTGGCCCAATGCCAGGCCAGTCAGTCAGACAGGCAAATGAGGGAGCGGGGTGCGGAGAGAGGAACTAGCAGGCAGCTATTGAGGgaggtaagtacggagtacgtacgtacatgctgtacttaggtaccttCGTGTACTTACCTGCCAATGTACCCgctaagtaagtaggtaagtaagtaataagtactttgtacggagacggagtactaatactaGGCATGACCAGCCTTCCCTTGTATTATCCTCACGTCAGTACTTTAGGACCTagtgctgtgcttgcaggGCAA includes these proteins:
- a CDS encoding 14-3-3 protein, which translates into the protein MTTERESKTFLARLCEQAERYDEMVTYMKEVAKIGGELTVDERNLLSVAYKNVVGTRRASWRIISSIEQKEESKGSEKHVSTIKEYRSKIELELEQVCQDVLNVLDDSLIPNAATGESKVFYHKMKGDYHRYLAEFASGEKRKLAATAAHEAYKNATDVAQTDLTPTHPIRLGLALNFSVFYYEILNSPDRACHLAKQAFDDAIAELDSLSEESYRDSTLIMQLLRDNLTLWTSSDSADAEAAGGEAGKKEEGEASKPAAEEETKAEEPAPAAGS